In one Thermocrinis jamiesonii genomic region, the following are encoded:
- the nuoK gene encoding NADH-quinone oxidoreductase subunit NuoK, with translation MTIELAYILISVFLFLSGLFGVIIRKNLITLLVSTELMLNGVNLGFVSMDRIVGGVEGQIFALFVLTVAAAEVAVGLGLVVAIFRLRGYEGSSEITQLRD, from the coding sequence GTGACAATAGAATTAGCTTATATTCTTATAAGCGTTTTTTTGTTCCTTTCGGGTCTTTTTGGTGTTATCATAAGAAAAAATCTTATAACTCTTTTGGTAAGCACAGAGCTTATGTTAAACGGGGTTAATTTAGGTTTTGTTAGTATGGATAGAATAGTGGGTGGAGTGGAAGGGCAGATATTTGCCCTTTTCGTGCTAACTGTGGCAGCGGCAGAGGTGGCAGTTGGTCTTGGTCTTGTGGTAGCCATCTTCAGGCTAAGAGGTTATGAGG
- a CDS encoding NADH-quinone oxidoreductase subunit J family protein yields MEWLIFGFLAVWLLASVFGTLFLKNPVHVILAFLSVILAIAGMFLHLGAELLAGLQLIIYAVAIIVFYVLVITTIPWEKVKKFEGIYKREALIAIPFLLVSFGAISYMILKGNFYISQKVPTENNIVSVGKSLFTTYLFPFEVASVILLTAMIGAIILGRKEE; encoded by the coding sequence GTGGAGTGGCTAATATTTGGCTTTTTAGCGGTTTGGCTTTTGGCTTCTGTTTTTGGGACGCTTTTTCTCAAAAATCCAGTTCATGTTATCCTTGCCTTTCTTTCTGTAATCCTGGCTATTGCGGGCATGTTTTTGCATCTGGGTGCAGAGCTTTTGGCAGGGCTTCAACTCATAATCTATGCGGTTGCCATAATAGTTTTTTACGTGCTTGTTATTACCACCATACCTTGGGAGAAAGTCAAGAAATTTGAAGGTATTTACAAGAGGGAAGCTCTGATTGCTATACCTTTTCTATTGGTGTCCTTTGGAGCGATCTCCTATATGATCTTAAAGGGCAATTTTTACATCTCTCAAAAGGTGCCCACCGAGAATAACATAGTTAGCGTCGGTAAAAGTCTATTTACCACCTATCTCTTTCCTTTCGAGGTGGCTTCTGTTATACTTTTAACCGCAATGATCGGAGCCATCATCCTCGGGAGGAAAGAGGAGTGA
- a CDS encoding NuoI/complex I 23 kDa subunit family protein, with amino-acid sequence MAIKKVDRKAFLNLLETVLFVDFLKGLSVTLKNLFRKPITTNYPLEKLTPPKRYRGAHGHFVWDGTEPDSLRAIEKFMSYEKGKSRCVACYMCQTACPMPTLFRIEAVQMPDGSKKVVRFDMNLLNCLFCGLCVDACPVGCLTMTDLYELAGYSRRNAVLKMDKLEENAIDWKRRRGEEPDRIWIDDEHRERLWGKIEWSG; translated from the coding sequence ATGGCTATAAAAAAGGTAGATAGGAAGGCTTTTTTGAACCTATTGGAAACTGTGCTTTTTGTAGATTTTTTAAAAGGTCTTTCGGTAACGCTGAAAAATCTATTTAGAAAACCCATAACAACTAATTATCCCTTAGAAAAGCTAACTCCCCCAAAACGATACAGAGGAGCTCACGGACACTTTGTCTGGGATGGAACAGAACCAGACTCACTAAGGGCTATAGAAAAGTTTATGAGTTACGAAAAAGGTAAAAGCAGATGTGTAGCCTGTTATATGTGTCAAACCGCATGCCCAATGCCTACGCTCTTTAGAATAGAGGCGGTCCAAATGCCAGATGGTTCCAAAAAAGTGGTTAGGTTTGACATGAATTTACTCAATTGTCTTTTCTGTGGTTTATGCGTAGATGCCTGTCCAGTAGGTTGTCTTACTATGACGGACCTTTATGAGCTTGCAGGCTATTCAAGGAGAAATGCAGTTCTAAAGATGGACAAACTTGAAGAAAATGCTATAGACTGGAAAAGAAGAAGAGGAGAAGAACCGGACAGAATATGGATAGACGATGAGCACAGAGAACGCCTTTGGGGGAAGATAGAGTGGAGTGGCTAA